A single genomic interval of Bacillus sp. es.036 harbors:
- a CDS encoding LLM class flavin-dependent oxidoreductase, with product MKLSILDQSPIFHGETEGDALQSSKELAVLADRLGYTRYWVTEHHDLEHVACPAPEVLLSYIGAHTEEIRLGAGAILLPHYQPYKVAEVFHTLATLFPGRIDLGLGRAPGGSAEATTALSPRFLEEVRKMPEKVEELLRFLNHDFPKDHMFHNVQAKPVPNQRPEPWLLGTGKKSALLAAENNMSYAFGYFMSDHDGMELLNTYRTNFVGERPYTILAVSVICSETTARADELANWTHVVNEARTKGEKALISVEEAKRVSLPTKSNTKLISGSFETVKQKLMKLEKEYEPDELMITTITPNREERLTSYQLLGEAIQKE from the coding sequence ATGAAACTAAGTATACTTGACCAATCACCCATTTTTCATGGAGAAACGGAAGGGGATGCTCTACAGTCCTCAAAAGAATTAGCTGTTCTCGCCGATCGTCTTGGCTATACCCGATACTGGGTCACAGAACATCACGATTTAGAACATGTAGCTTGTCCTGCACCTGAAGTACTCTTAAGCTATATTGGCGCGCACACAGAGGAAATCCGCCTAGGTGCTGGAGCGATTCTCCTTCCGCACTATCAACCATATAAAGTCGCTGAAGTTTTCCATACGCTTGCGACGCTATTTCCAGGTCGTATTGATCTTGGTCTAGGAAGAGCACCAGGTGGATCTGCCGAGGCAACAACGGCTCTATCCCCACGGTTCCTCGAAGAAGTTAGGAAGATGCCAGAAAAAGTGGAAGAATTACTTCGCTTTCTTAATCATGATTTTCCGAAAGACCATATGTTTCATAACGTTCAAGCAAAACCTGTTCCGAACCAAAGGCCTGAACCGTGGTTACTTGGAACAGGTAAGAAAAGCGCATTACTTGCTGCAGAAAATAACATGTCCTATGCTTTTGGTTATTTTATGAGTGACCATGATGGAATGGAACTTCTCAACACGTATCGAACCAATTTTGTTGGCGAAAGGCCTTATACGATTTTAGCGGTTTCCGTTATATGTAGTGAAACCACCGCACGAGCAGATGAACTTGCCAATTGGACACACGTTGTTAATGAAGCTCGTACAAAAGGGGAAAAAGCTCTCATATCCGTTGAAGAGGCAAAACGCGTTTCCCTTCCTACTAAATCCAATACAAAACTCATTAGCGGATCATTTGAAACGGTAAAACAGAAGCTAATGAAGCTTGAAAAAGAATATGAACCAGATGAACTTATGATTACGACGATCACGCCTAATCGTGAGGAAAGGTTGACTTCTTATCAGCTTCTAGGTGAAGCTATACAGAAAGAATAG
- a CDS encoding ATP-dependent DNA helicase gives MTQSLPFEITKEDSFYEKLGDYVGDVFYDILPEHGYELRDEQIFMAFQIEQAFKNKSVVFAEAGVGTGKTFVYLLYAICYARYTRKPAIISCADETLIEQLVKEGGDIEKLEKALGLTVDVRLAKAREQYVCVKKLDYLSHRTDDEDILSVHDEIPEFVYEPAASMKSFHRYGDRKEYPWVPNDKWEKIAWDPLQQCSTCDWRHRCGQTLNREYYRHASDLIICSHDFYMEHIWTKESRKREGQLPLLPEASTVVFDEGHLLEFSAQKGLTYRFHSETLSSILTGYMDQDVREESLTLVEEILELHDNWFAHLSDSAIAVEGSVRKDVPRTETMIEIAKAIAEKVDALLEQLVFDSELHVMEDYHVKIMEEYLEFFAYGLRTLLHDGEGIHWLEETETQTSLVIMPRLVEDILRKEVFSQKIPFVFSSATLSQAGDFSYTASSLGIQKYASFSVNSPFDYETQMKMNGTVSQSEKEKWEEMGHALNHNKGHSLLLFSSLEEMNRFRNWADQESWNFTIIYEGDREISETVKAFQREHSTVLCSYHLWEGLDVPGESLTQVLISSLPFPPNDPVFQAKRSHSENPVNEVDLPYMLLRLRQGIGRLIRSSADRGSVRIWMTEEQITTYEKQVQEVLPLPINWN, from the coding sequence ATGACTCAATCACTACCTTTCGAAATTACAAAGGAAGATTCTTTTTACGAGAAGCTTGGAGACTATGTTGGCGATGTATTTTACGACATTTTACCTGAACATGGTTACGAGCTTCGCGATGAACAGATCTTCATGGCTTTTCAAATTGAACAAGCCTTTAAGAATAAGAGCGTTGTTTTTGCCGAAGCAGGCGTAGGAACAGGAAAAACGTTTGTTTATTTGCTATATGCGATTTGCTATGCACGGTATACACGAAAACCTGCCATTATTTCCTGTGCGGATGAAACGCTTATTGAGCAGCTCGTAAAAGAAGGCGGAGACATTGAGAAGCTTGAGAAAGCTCTTGGGTTAACCGTAGATGTTCGCCTCGCTAAAGCAAGAGAACAGTATGTTTGTGTAAAAAAACTAGATTACCTTTCACATCGAACAGATGATGAAGATATTCTGAGCGTTCACGATGAAATTCCAGAGTTTGTCTATGAACCTGCTGCGTCGATGAAATCATTCCATCGATATGGCGATCGCAAAGAATACCCTTGGGTACCAAATGATAAGTGGGAAAAAATCGCCTGGGATCCGTTACAACAGTGTTCAACTTGTGATTGGCGCCATCGATGTGGACAAACATTAAATCGTGAATACTATCGACATGCAAGTGATTTAATCATTTGTTCTCATGATTTTTATATGGAACATATTTGGACGAAAGAATCACGCAAACGTGAAGGACAACTTCCATTGCTTCCTGAAGCAAGTACAGTTGTTTTTGATGAGGGACACCTCCTTGAATTCTCAGCACAAAAAGGATTAACTTATCGCTTTCACTCTGAGACCCTCTCAAGTATCCTGACAGGATACATGGACCAGGATGTACGGGAAGAATCCCTCACACTTGTCGAAGAGATTCTTGAGCTTCATGATAACTGGTTTGCTCATCTCAGTGACTCAGCAATAGCCGTAGAAGGTTCAGTTCGTAAGGATGTACCTCGTACAGAAACAATGATTGAAATCGCAAAAGCCATTGCTGAAAAGGTTGATGCATTATTGGAACAGCTTGTTTTTGATTCTGAGCTTCATGTGATGGAAGATTATCACGTCAAGATCATGGAAGAATATCTCGAATTTTTCGCTTATGGATTAAGAACGTTACTTCACGATGGAGAAGGGATTCACTGGCTTGAGGAAACAGAGACACAAACGTCGCTTGTGATTATGCCAAGACTTGTAGAAGACATTTTAAGAAAAGAAGTATTTTCGCAAAAAATTCCTTTTGTCTTTTCATCTGCAACGTTATCTCAGGCAGGGGATTTCTCTTATACAGCAAGTAGTCTTGGTATTCAAAAATACGCCTCATTTTCTGTGAATTCTCCATTTGATTATGAGACACAAATGAAAATGAACGGAACGGTTTCTCAATCTGAGAAAGAGAAATGGGAAGAAATGGGCCATGCACTCAACCATAACAAAGGCCATTCTTTATTGCTATTTTCATCACTTGAAGAAATGAACCGATTCCGCAACTGGGCCGATCAAGAAAGCTGGAATTTCACAATCATCTATGAAGGCGATCGTGAAATCAGTGAAACAGTAAAAGCTTTTCAGCGAGAACATTCCACCGTTCTATGCTCGTATCATCTGTGGGAAGGACTTGATGTACCAGGTGAATCGCTTACGCAGGTGCTTATTTCATCCTTGCCATTTCCACCAAACGACCCGGTATTTCAGGCGAAGCGAAGTCACTCAGAAAATCCAGTAAACGAAGTGGATCTTCCTTATATGTTGCTACGTTTACGACAGGGAATTGGTCGATTAATTCGAAGCAGTGCGGATCGTGGGTCTGTACGGATTTGGATGACAGAAGAACAAATCACCACATACGAAAAGCAAGTCCAAGAAGTGTTGCCATTACCAATTAACTGGAATTAA
- a CDS encoding aminoglycoside phosphotransferase family protein gives MKTNWERHQAIIHLPDEAITSIVKSYHPNASITSTSYLSEGLSHTNLKVDIANEKPVVIRIARDSESLLREKEIHHILPTRVQRPDFLHSTKWNGYNIGLLEWKKGVLLRDQLTNSSAREIGEMGKSIGEQLGCIREKRFTTYGFLDPNLIVREEFRLTPQSFITTIESFFNHHASKWLPEHLPEKIIEFAKGNAPLLQKDQSGAGLVHGDFNGLNILMTGTEVNAILDWEFALSGSIYFDIGNLLRYEFNHIDSFEQGLFEGLKNKGISLPEQWKKLAKLADLVALCSLLDRVMCGENRVKDITRLINQTIHSE, from the coding sequence ATGAAAACAAATTGGGAAAGACACCAAGCGATCATTCATCTTCCAGATGAAGCCATTACATCAATAGTAAAAAGCTATCATCCGAATGCGAGCATTACATCAACGAGTTACCTTTCTGAGGGCTTAAGTCACACAAATTTGAAAGTCGACATTGCAAATGAAAAGCCTGTAGTTATTCGAATAGCTAGAGATTCTGAGAGTTTATTACGTGAAAAAGAAATCCATCACATTCTTCCTACACGTGTACAAAGACCCGATTTTCTGCACTCGACTAAATGGAATGGGTATAATATTGGACTTTTAGAATGGAAGAAAGGTGTGTTACTACGAGATCAGCTGACGAATTCTTCAGCGCGCGAGATCGGAGAAATGGGGAAATCAATAGGTGAGCAGCTTGGCTGTATTCGGGAAAAGCGTTTTACTACATATGGATTTCTAGACCCGAACCTTATCGTCAGGGAAGAATTTCGGTTAACTCCTCAGTCATTCATCACGACAATCGAATCGTTTTTCAACCATCATGCTTCTAAATGGTTACCGGAACATTTGCCTGAGAAAATTATCGAATTTGCAAAGGGAAATGCGCCCTTACTGCAAAAAGATCAGAGTGGAGCCGGACTTGTTCATGGTGATTTTAATGGATTGAACATCTTAATGACAGGAACGGAAGTGAATGCCATTCTGGATTGGGAATTTGCATTATCAGGGAGTATTTATTTTGACATAGGGAACTTGCTTCGGTACGAATTCAATCACATCGACTCATTTGAACAAGGTTTATTTGAGGGGTTAAAGAATAAAGGGATTTCCCTACCGGAGCAATGGAAAAAGCTCGCGAAGCTTGCTGATCTTGTAGCGCTATGTAGCTTGCTTGACAGAGTTATGTGTGGAGAAAATAGAGTGAAAGATATTACGCGCCTTATCAATCAAACGATTCACTCAGAATAG
- a CDS encoding histidine phosphatase family protein, with protein MRIGFIRHGSTSWNKEKRAQGSSDIHLDEQGRRDAAKLGESLLNDEWDMIVSSDLSRAKETAEIIGRFLHIDVKTDPRLREAGGGQIEGTTELERIEKWGEKWRELDLGIEKEELVVARAHEALNDLHHQHPGQNILIVSHGSFLRHFFKSTLPELNHEKHIVNTSLTVLRRKGDEWLNELYHSTSHLE; from the coding sequence ATGAGAATAGGTTTTATTCGCCACGGGAGTACATCATGGAATAAAGAAAAGCGGGCTCAAGGCAGCTCGGATATTCACCTTGATGAACAAGGTCGCCGTGATGCAGCTAAGCTAGGTGAGTCACTCTTAAATGATGAGTGGGATATGATCGTTTCAAGTGATCTATCACGTGCAAAAGAAACAGCTGAAATTATCGGGCGGTTTCTTCATATTGATGTTAAAACGGATCCAAGGTTGCGGGAAGCTGGCGGAGGACAAATTGAAGGCACAACGGAGCTAGAGCGAATAGAGAAATGGGGAGAGAAATGGCGTGAGTTAGATCTCGGTATCGAAAAAGAAGAACTCGTTGTGGCAAGAGCGCATGAAGCATTAAATGACTTACACCACCAACATCCAGGTCAAAACATTCTTATCGTAAGCCATGGATCGTTTCTTCGACATTTCTTTAAAAGCACACTACCTGAACTAAATCATGAAAAGCATATTGTGAACACATCTTTAACGGTTTTAAGAAGAAAAGGAGACGAGTGGTTAAATGAACTTTATCACTCAACAAGTCACCTTGAATAA
- a CDS encoding MBL fold metallo-hydrolase: MKLPNRIAEDLSLIDLYDLSLEQRTGCYVLHEEELTVIETSASPSISHLISGLEKLHIDLNEVRHIIVTHIHLDHAGGAGLLLKKCPNARILVHSKGARHLENPTRLIEGAKAVYGKRFKELFEPILPIPEERLVILKDYDKIKIGQNRVLTFIDTPGHAKHHFSIHDSKTNGMFVGDTLGVYYPQLDVEVYLPSTSPNQFDPDDMLASADKIMSFHPSLIYFGHYGQSNNPDEVIRQLTTWLSVFLRITEEVTSQEQKNDERSEHLFKALLSYVQAALFKQGVPLDHPVYQYIKMDLHVSALGLLDYVDRKKSKNHLGGS, encoded by the coding sequence ATGAAGCTTCCTAACCGTATAGCAGAAGATTTATCTCTTATCGATCTGTACGACCTGTCTCTCGAACAGCGGACAGGTTGTTATGTCCTGCATGAAGAAGAACTAACCGTTATTGAAACAAGTGCAAGTCCTTCGATTTCACACTTAATTAGCGGGTTAGAAAAATTACATATCGACCTGAATGAAGTGCGTCATATCATTGTGACGCACATTCATCTTGATCACGCCGGCGGAGCAGGCCTGCTGCTAAAGAAATGTCCCAATGCGCGTATTCTTGTTCATTCAAAAGGAGCACGACATTTAGAAAACCCAACTCGTTTAATTGAGGGAGCTAAAGCAGTTTATGGCAAACGATTTAAAGAGTTATTTGAACCGATTCTGCCAATACCAGAAGAACGCTTAGTGATTTTAAAAGATTACGATAAAATTAAGATTGGTCAGAATCGGGTATTAACATTTATCGATACACCTGGACATGCAAAACACCATTTTTCCATACATGATTCCAAAACGAACGGCATGTTTGTTGGGGACACACTAGGGGTTTATTATCCACAACTCGATGTCGAAGTATATTTACCCTCAACCTCACCAAACCAATTTGATCCAGATGATATGCTAGCATCTGCTGATAAAATCATGTCTTTTCATCCTAGTCTTATTTACTTTGGGCACTATGGTCAGTCTAACAACCCGGATGAAGTCATTCGGCAACTAACAACATGGTTATCTGTGTTTTTGAGAATAACTGAAGAAGTAACAAGTCAAGAACAGAAGAATGATGAGCGATCAGAACACCTTTTCAAAGCGCTTCTAAGTTATGTTCAAGCCGCTTTATTCAAACAAGGCGTGCCTCTTGATCATCCCGTTTATCAATACATCAAGATGGACTTACACGTGTCGGCACTTGGCCTATTGGATTACGTTGATCGAAAAAAAAGTAAGAACCACTTAGGGGGATCTTAA
- a CDS encoding TrkH family potassium uptake protein — MLKSKSTIQSFRYIFITYVGTIVLFAILYLLPFSHYGSLQAVDSLFISTSALSVTGLSSVNISTDFTRIGQALLIIEMQLGGIGILVLVSYLFLMMGKKLTMSSMLLISKDQNQSQLKTIRSLSLSVLMIALTVEAIGFSLMFNAISEQYNSVKEAVFVTVFHSVASFTNAGFDLFGDSLISYQHNWLLLLTSATMIFLGSLGFPTIVEYILGFRKKKSLFTKVNIRLHSSLFLIGLMVYFFLEYNGVFNHLSLWDKFVNVVFLSATSRNGGLTTVDISTLDITTVLILMSLMFIGGSSSSTGGGLRLTTFAVLLAKMVSVAKSEEYTTLFKKTISQDSINKSFLIFLSFIFLFGFSTIVLSYFESQEILLVAFEVISALTNTGLSMGITGELTGVSKLLLCMLMIIGRIGVFSFIYAVFKIDKSRTRYIKEDLAVG; from the coding sequence ATGCTAAAATCCAAATCAACGATTCAATCATTTCGTTATATTTTTATCACATACGTAGGAACCATCGTCTTATTTGCCATTCTTTATTTGCTGCCTTTTTCGCATTACGGGTCACTACAAGCGGTTGATTCGCTTTTTATCTCAACAAGTGCTCTTAGCGTAACGGGTTTATCTTCAGTAAATATTTCGACAGACTTCACTCGAATTGGACAGGCATTATTGATTATTGAAATGCAGCTAGGCGGCATTGGCATACTGGTTCTAGTCAGCTATCTTTTTCTTATGATGGGAAAGAAGCTAACGATGTCCAGCATGCTTTTAATTTCTAAAGACCAAAATCAATCGCAGCTAAAAACCATTCGTTCGTTAAGTTTGTCGGTATTAATGATTGCGTTAACAGTGGAAGCCATTGGATTTAGTCTCATGTTCAATGCAATTAGTGAACAATATAACTCCGTAAAAGAAGCGGTCTTTGTTACCGTTTTTCACAGTGTTGCAAGCTTTACGAATGCAGGATTCGATTTGTTTGGAGATAGCTTAATTTCTTATCAGCATAATTGGCTATTGCTTTTAACGTCCGCTACAATGATTTTCCTTGGTAGCCTTGGATTTCCCACCATCGTCGAATACATATTAGGCTTTCGTAAAAAGAAAAGTTTATTTACAAAAGTAAATATTAGACTACATAGTTCACTTTTTCTCATTGGACTTATGGTGTATTTCTTTTTAGAGTACAACGGCGTATTTAATCATTTATCTTTATGGGATAAGTTCGTAAATGTGGTTTTCCTTTCAGCCACCTCCCGAAACGGGGGGTTAACGACTGTCGACATTTCAACGCTTGATATCACGACTGTCCTTATTTTAATGAGTTTGATGTTTATAGGTGGATCTTCTTCTAGTACAGGAGGAGGACTGCGCTTAACTACTTTTGCAGTACTTCTCGCAAAGATGGTATCTGTCGCAAAGTCGGAAGAATACACTACTTTATTTAAAAAAACCATTTCTCAGGATTCCATTAATAAATCCTTTCTTATCTTTTTAAGCTTCATCTTTTTATTTGGGTTTTCGACCATTGTACTTTCCTATTTTGAATCTCAAGAAATCCTTTTGGTGGCTTTTGAAGTCATTTCGGCGTTAACGAATACCGGATTATCAATGGGCATCACTGGAGAACTTACAGGGGTATCAAAGCTATTATTATGCATGCTTATGATTATTGGGCGTATTGGCGTATTTAGCTTCATTTACGCTGTATTTAAAATCGATAAATCTAGAACACGTTACATCAAAGAAGATCTGGCTGTTGGATAG
- a CDS encoding potassium channel family protein — protein MRKQFLVIGAGRFAKGIIRELYEQKCDVVVCDKDEGPLEDIDDYTTHSIVGDLRENRVMDDLNVEQYDAVFVAIGTDAYSAILITNRLRDRKAKKIITKAVSREIGEILSNLGADQVIYPEEEAGMKVAKQIMMPNVLEYIEITKNVSAIEVEVPEELVGKTLFELDFSRKYELNVSLILRKEAPILSRYAEVAFQKGDVILMVGENKKIERFKHKFSI, from the coding sequence ATGCGTAAACAATTTTTAGTAATCGGTGCAGGAAGGTTTGCAAAAGGCATCATCCGTGAGCTATATGAGCAAAAATGTGATGTTGTCGTGTGTGATAAAGATGAAGGACCATTAGAAGATATTGACGATTATACGACCCACTCCATTGTCGGAGATTTACGTGAAAACCGCGTGATGGATGATCTTAATGTTGAGCAATATGACGCCGTATTTGTCGCGATCGGTACGGACGCGTATTCAGCGATTTTAATTACGAACAGACTTCGTGATCGGAAGGCAAAAAAAATTATTACAAAAGCAGTTAGTCGCGAAATAGGTGAAATTTTATCTAACTTAGGAGCAGATCAGGTCATTTATCCTGAAGAAGAAGCAGGGATGAAAGTAGCGAAACAAATTATGATGCCAAATGTGCTCGAGTATATCGAAATTACAAAAAACGTATCGGCTATTGAAGTTGAGGTTCCGGAAGAACTAGTTGGAAAAACGCTTTTCGAACTCGATTTTTCTAGAAAATATGAATTGAACGTCTCCCTTATCTTGCGGAAGGAAGCACCTATTTTGAGTCGCTATGCAGAAGTCGCGTTCCAAAAAGGGGATGTTATCTTAATGGTTGGAGAAAATAAGAAAATCGAGCGCTTTAAACACAAATTTTCAATCTGA